The window GGATAATCTAGGGTAAATCCCTTAGGGGTTAAGTGTACTTCACCGCCCTGACTGTCGGGATGATAACCATCGCGGATTAAGGCAATCGTCACTTGCAACTGATTGAACTGCGCCATTAACTCGGCATGACTCGCGCCATAACCTAAGGTTTTAGAGGCGATTAAAATCGGATGCACTGGTGGCACTTCGAGTTTATAACCGAGCTCCCCATCGGCGTCATTCTTCCACACAAACTCATCGGAATAGATAGATTGCGGCGCGCCACTATGGCCGTTTATCGAATCGGCAAACACGCCGCCGGATAACAAAGTCGGATGTAAAAAAGTGCGTTTACCCAAAAGTTTGTGGGGATCTGGCACCTGCGAGCGCATCAAAATCGTCGGCGTATGGATAGCGCCCGCACTCAAAATATAATGTTTAGCCTTAAATAACAGCTCAACGTCAGTGGGTCGTAAATTCACATCCAACGCCTGCGCTTTTAACGCAAACACTTGGCCATTATGGTGCTCAATCTTAGTCACTTTAGCGCGGCTGATCAGTTGCGCGCCTTTCTCAAGTGCCGAGGGAATCGTGGTGACTAACATAGATTGCTTCGCATTAACCGGACAACCCATGCCGCAATAGCCGGTATTCCAGCAACCCGCCACATTGCGTTTAATGACTGTGTATTCCCAGCCAAGATTGATACAACCTTGCTTCAGGGCGGCATTATTACGGTTAGGCTCATAGTTCCATTCATGGATATTGAGCCGCTGCTCCATTTGCTCAAACCAAGGGTCTAAGCTCTCGCGATTAAGCCCTGCAACCGACTTATGTTGCGCCCAAAAAGCTAACGCCTCGGTCGGCGTGCGAATAGAAGTGGTCCAGTTAACTGTGGTTGAGCCACCGACTGCGCGGCCTTGAAAAATCCCAATCGCCTTGTCGGCGGTTTTCATCGCAGCGGCTTGTTGATACAAGTTGGGATAAGCGACCCGCTCTTCCATATTAAAATCGCTGGAGGATTTTAGCGGCCCCGCCTCAATCATGATCACGCTTAGCCCTGCTTGGGTGAGGATTTCGGCCGCCACACCGCCACCAGCACCCGTGCCGACAATAATCACATCGGCTTCAAACTGTTGGTTTTCTTGCAATTGGCTCGCGTCGGTATGTAACCAACCTGAGTTTAAACCATTCACTATGGGATCTATGACTGCCAACTTGAGTGCTCCACTGTCGCGGGTAAGATGCTTATTATTGGACGTTTTATTCGGTTACAAACGGGCGAGCTATTTGAACAGTTCAGGTTTGGCATAATGCAGGCGGCTCCAATGTTCAGGGCAAGCGTAATAACTGGCCATCACTAATTCCCGCAACCCGAGATAAGCGGTTTGTAACAGCGCAAAATAACTGTGGCGCCAGGTTTCTAGCATTTCAGTTAACTCGGCGGGAGAGCGCATCAATAACGGTGTCATGCTTGAGGTCAGTACGAGTAAGCCGAGGCGATTTTCGAGCATATCGAGCAGTTCAAATAACTCGGTTTGCTGCTCCTCGGGTAGCACAGAAATTGACTGTTTGATGGCATCTAAAGTGCGATTTTGCGCCGCGAGCTTGTGAGTTGCCACATCGGGCAAAGCGCCGTCGAGCATCACAGGTAAAAGCACGCTAAACAACAAACGATAATCTTTGCCTTCGCTGTCCTCGGGCAAACTAAACTCAGGAGAATAAAGATTGACTCCTAAGGCTAACGCCGCCGTACCGGCAAACGCGCCCATCAAAAAGGTTCGTCGCTTCATCTCTATCTCCTAAATATCAATCTAAATGTCGGCCTAAATATCAGCATAAAAAACAATTGTGCTACACTGCCCACGCGTTTATATCCAAGCGACCTCAAAATAAGAATTTCAGCATTTTGAAGTCGCTTGGATATAAATTAAACACACGTTTTAATTTTCAGCAATAGCCGATACCAAGATAAACACCCATGCCAAATTCCTTTATGCCGCCTTGGTGGGCCAAGAGTCCCCATGTACAAACGATTTTACCCGTATTCACTAAGGTGGCCAAACCAGCATTACAGCGGCAGCGCTTAGAGTTGCCCGATGGCGATTTTGTCGATTTAGATTGGCAGGATTTTCCGCAGTCTGGCAAACCGATAGTGGTGATCATCCACGGCTTAGAAGGAAGTGCTCAGTCCCATTATGCGCGGCGGATACTGCAAGCCTGTAAAGAACAGCAACTCGCAGCCGTCGTGCACCATCACAGAAGTTGCTCGGGTGAGGCCAATCGCCTCGCGCGCAGTTATCACAGTGGTGACACGGACGATTTACAGTTTAGTCTATCGACACTGAAAAGCGCGTATCCGCAATCGCCATTATTCGCCGTAGGTTACAGCTTAGGCGGCAATGTGCTGACTAAGTATCAGGGCGAATATCAGGATGACAGTTTATTAGCCCGCGCAGTGGTTGTCTCGGCGCCGCTGCAATTGTCCGCCTGCGCAAAACGTTTAGAAAATGGTTTTTCGAAGGTATATCAAAGCTATTTAATCAAACAGTTGCAGCAAAAAATCAGCCATAAGCTGAACGATCCCGACTTAGCCATCTCTATGCCGCTGAGCCAGTTGCAGGTCGACCGTTTAAATACCTTCTATGATTTTGACGATAAAGTCACAGCGCCATTGCACGGCTTTGACGGCGTCGACGATTACTATACGCGTGCCAGTGGTTTACCCTTTGTCAGCCGCATTACTAAACCGACGCTTATCATCCATGCCAAGGACGATCCCTTTATGACCGATGAAGTGATCCCCCAGCCAAACCAATTATCGGGTTATGTAGAATACGAACTGCATCCCTATGGCGGTCATGTTGGCTTTATCGAAGGCGGTACACCTTGGAAACCGCGCTTCTATCTTGAGCGACGGATTTTACACTTTTTACTCGGCGATCAAAGTGTTGACCCACTTAGCGTAGACCCCATCACCAGCGGCAATATTCTCCAAGGAAGCACCGATGCTCATTCCATATGAAACCCTATTACAACTCCCGAAGGAAACGCTCGCCAATTTGATCCGCGAATATCTCTTCGGTCAAGTGGAGGATGGCAGCTTTGCCAGTCTCGATGAACAGGAACTGGCTCAGGCGATAGTCCAATGTCAACAAGCACTTAAACAAGGTAAGCTGAAATTAGAGTACAGTGAGGACGATGAGTCCTTCGCGATACGCTCGGCAGATCAAATAGCACAGCAGCAAGATTGACCAGTCCTACCTCTGTACCGTATAAATAGTACTCGCGTTTTTATCGCTTCCCCATAAGCGGCTCTTTTGGTTCCTAGCTAGGTAGAAAAAATGTCAGCAAAACATCCCATTATTGCAGTTACAGGCTCATCAGGCGCGGGAACCACTACGACGACCACCGCCTTTAGCCATATTTTTCGCCAACTAGGGATTAACGCCGCCTTTGTCGAAGGCGACAGCTTTCATCATTTTACCCGCGCTGAAATGGAAGTGATGATCCGTAAATCCCAAGCTGAAAACCGCAACCTCAGTTATTTTGGTCCAGAGGCCAATAACTTTGCCCGCTTGGAACAATGCTTTCGAGATTACAGCGCCACAGGCCAAGGCGAAACCCGCAGCTATTTACACACCTTCGATGAGGCCGTGCCTTTTAACCAGATGCCCGGCACTTTTACCCAATGGCGACCCTTGCCAGAAAATACCGACATGCTTTACTACGAAGGCCTGCATGGCGGCGTGGTTACCGGTGATGCCAATGTCGCCCAGCATGTCGATCTATTGATCGGCATGGTGCCCATAGTCAACTTAGAGTGGATCCAAAAAATTATCCGTGACACTTCGGAGCGCGGCCACAGCCGTGAAAAAGTCATGGGCTCGATTGTGCGCAGTATGGATGACTATATTAAGCACATGACGCCACAGTTCTCCCGCACTCACATTAACTTTCAGCGGGTGCCAACGGTCGATACCTCTAACCCCTTTAGCGCCAAAGATATTCCGAGCCTAGACGAGAGCTTTGTGGTGATCCGCTTTCGCGGCATCAATAATGTCGATTTTCCCTATTACCTTAATATGATCCAAGGATCATTTATGTCACGGGTTAACACCTTAGTGGTGCCCGGCGGTAAAATGTCGCTAGCCATGGAGCTTATCCTCACGCCTTTGATTAAAGATTTGATGGAAAAACGCCAGCAACTCAATACTCCAGAAGCGAACTAAACCCTAGCGGATTGGGGCGGGTTTGACTAAAGGCTAAGGAAATAAAGTCTTTTTTTGCAATAGATTAAGTTTGATTTAAGCCATTAGCGCTAATCTTGTCGGCATCGGGATTTCAGGCGAAAGAACGATAGTTGGCATACTCTTGGGAGTTAATTCCCCCATCTTGATCTGTTGATTTCCTTGAGTATGTCAGCAACCTCTTATGAACAGTTAATTCCACATCCATGCTTGATCTGTTGATTTCCTTGAGTATGTCAGCAACCTTTTAACGTAACGTTAAGTCTTCAAAGTTAATTCCATATCCGTGCTTGATCTGTTGATTACCTTAAGTATGTCCGCAACCTTATCTTAAATTCTAAGTTTTCAGAGTTAATTCCACATCCATACTTGATCTGTTGATTTCCTTGAATATGTCAGCAACCTTTAAGTCTTCAGCGTTACTTCCGCATTCATGCTTGATCTGTTGATTTCTTTGAGTATGTCAGCAACCTCATCTTAAGCTTTAAGTCTTCAGAGTTAATTCCACACCAATACTTGATCTATTGATCACCTTAAGTTTACCAACAACCACTTAACAAACAGTTAACTCCATACCTGTGCTTGATCCAGCCTGAATTTTAAACTGATTTTCTACGTACGAGATTCTTGTACATCACCATGCACTCTAAGGCTATGCCTCTGGGCGAGCAGTAGATGGATTCCTCTTCTAAACCTTCACCACCAAAACCGCAGTGGCGATAGAAATCCACCGCATTCAAAGTCGATTCTAACCTCAGCTGGGCAATACCTTGATTAAAAGCCATGGTTTCAATAAATTGCAGTAGCACTTTACCGACCCCAAGCCCCATAGTATCGGGGGAGACAAACAGCGCTTCTAACTGTGCGTAGGGTTCATCCAACATAACCATACCGACCACTCTCTTAAGCGGCGGCTCGTCATTGGATTGTTCTGCCACATAAAAATGCGCATCGACGATACGACTAAATTGCTCAGTCAGTTCGCCTTCGGTCCAAATAATCAGATCGCCCGCATCATAAAATCCGGCGCAGCCTTTATTGATAGCAGCATTGCGGATATCCCAGCAGGCCTGAGCATCTGCTTTCGTTGCTTTTCGTATAGTTATCATAATGTTTCCCGATTAAAAACGCTCAGCCATAACATGCCATGAAGCCGCTGAAACACCAAGTAAACTATCGGCCTAGTATTTCACCCAATAAAAAACCGCCCGTAGGCGGTTTTAATCCAGTCAGCAGAACCTTAATGGATCTGCGCAGACTTATCTAACTGAGTCTTAGCGCTAGACTTAAATCTAGGCTTAGCCTTTGATCAATTCACTAATGGTCAATACGCCGTGGGTCGTTGCACCCGCGCCCCACATGGCAGAAG of the Shewanella baltica genome contains:
- a CDS encoding GMC family oxidoreductase — encoded protein: MAVIDPIVNGLNSGWLHTDASQLQENQQFEADVIIVGTGAGGGVAAEILTQAGLSVIMIEAGPLKSSSDFNMEERVAYPNLYQQAAAMKTADKAIGIFQGRAVGGSTTVNWTTSIRTPTEALAFWAQHKSVAGLNRESLDPWFEQMEQRLNIHEWNYEPNRNNAALKQGCINLGWEYTVIKRNVAGCWNTGYCGMGCPVNAKQSMLVTTIPSALEKGAQLISRAKVTKIEHHNGQVFALKAQALDVNLRPTDVELLFKAKHYILSAGAIHTPTILMRSQVPDPHKLLGKRTFLHPTLLSGGVFADSINGHSGAPQSIYSDEFVWKNDADGELGYKLEVPPVHPILIASKTLGYGASHAELMAQFNQLQVTIALIRDGYHPDSQGGEVHLTPKGFTLDYPLTDAFWRAARRAFASMAELQFSAGALKVLPISDGMPYLSSWKDAKESIAQMSLAPLRTIVASAHVMGGCPFGEDEKLSMVNSYGQSHYLENLSVMDGSIFPTSLGANPQLSIYGITARNATALAQKLTEGKG
- a CDS encoding hydrolase, with protein sequence MPNSFMPPWWAKSPHVQTILPVFTKVAKPALQRQRLELPDGDFVDLDWQDFPQSGKPIVVIIHGLEGSAQSHYARRILQACKEQQLAAVVHHHRSCSGEANRLARSYHSGDTDDLQFSLSTLKSAYPQSPLFAVGYSLGGNVLTKYQGEYQDDSLLARAVVVSAPLQLSACAKRLENGFSKVYQSYLIKQLQQKISHKLNDPDLAISMPLSQLQVDRLNTFYDFDDKVTAPLHGFDGVDDYYTRASGLPFVSRITKPTLIIHAKDDPFMTDEVIPQPNQLSGYVEYELHPYGGHVGFIEGGTPWKPRFYLERRILHFLLGDQSVDPLSVDPITSGNILQGSTDAHSI
- a CDS encoding YheU family protein — translated: MLIPYETLLQLPKETLANLIREYLFGQVEDGSFASLDEQELAQAIVQCQQALKQGKLKLEYSEDDESFAIRSADQIAQQQD
- a CDS encoding phosphoribulokinase → MSAKHPIIAVTGSSGAGTTTTTTAFSHIFRQLGINAAFVEGDSFHHFTRAEMEVMIRKSQAENRNLSYFGPEANNFARLEQCFRDYSATGQGETRSYLHTFDEAVPFNQMPGTFTQWRPLPENTDMLYYEGLHGGVVTGDANVAQHVDLLIGMVPIVNLEWIQKIIRDTSERGHSREKVMGSIVRSMDDYIKHMTPQFSRTHINFQRVPTVDTSNPFSAKDIPSLDESFVVIRFRGINNVDFPYYLNMIQGSFMSRVNTLVVPGGKMSLAMELILTPLIKDLMEKRQQLNTPEAN
- a CDS encoding GNAT family N-acetyltransferase, with amino-acid sequence MITIRKATKADAQACWDIRNAAINKGCAGFYDAGDLIIWTEGELTEQFSRIVDAHFYVAEQSNDEPPLKRVVGMVMLDEPYAQLEALFVSPDTMGLGVGKVLLQFIETMAFNQGIAQLRLESTLNAVDFYRHCGFGGEGLEEESIYCSPRGIALECMVMYKNLVRRKSV